From the Billgrantia sulfidoxydans genome, one window contains:
- the dnaX gene encoding DNA polymerase III subunit gamma/tau, translating to MSYQVLARKWRPRTFHELVGQEHVQRALVNALDQGRLHHAYLFTGTRGVGKTTLARILAKCLNCTAKGHGDDGITSTPCGQCDSCRAIDEGRFVDLLEVDAASRTKVEDTRELLDNVQYAPTQGRYKVYLIDEVHMLSTSSFNALLKTLEEPPPHVKFLLATTDPQKLPATVLSRCLQFTLKNMPPERIVGHLAKVLEAEGIGFEESALWLLGRAADGSMRDAMSLTDQAIAFGQGQVRHADVAAMLGTLDHRHVLALVEALADVDAPRLLAEIGQLAEQGPDFAAVLDDMTAVLHRLAVAQMVPDAVDNGHGDRETALALASRFTAEDVQLYYQIGIQGRGDMTHAPDLRTALEMTLLRMLAFRPQGVPQPAKTPLPLRGAGSGGTPAAPAGGEGEPPAEARGEGGTPTAASRQPEPTSAPSPPLADAEAERAPEPPPPWEEPALPVPDEPVEAPAAPAPSAPVVSRAATPVAEPDAREQASAPPPAAAQDTVSRMEEGDTAVLEAPNPGLAPPDPVAATPPPSAAAPGERFDHDRWLQDFESLGLGGLTRNLAAHCVVEADDGRRLTLRLDPSQEAMNAEIHVRRVQEALAGIGIARQLVIEPGALPTQVETPRQRADRIAAERHAEAVAALQRDPHVRQLQDTFGARLIETTVKPAETAPRA from the coding sequence ATGAGCTATCAGGTTCTGGCCCGCAAGTGGCGGCCGCGTACGTTCCATGAACTGGTCGGCCAGGAGCACGTCCAGCGTGCGCTGGTGAACGCCCTCGACCAAGGGCGTTTGCACCACGCCTACCTGTTCACCGGCACGCGAGGCGTCGGCAAGACGACTCTGGCAAGAATACTCGCCAAGTGCCTCAACTGTACCGCCAAGGGGCACGGCGACGACGGGATCACCTCCACGCCCTGCGGCCAGTGCGACAGCTGCCGAGCCATCGACGAAGGCCGCTTCGTCGATCTTCTCGAGGTCGACGCCGCCTCGCGCACCAAGGTGGAGGACACCCGCGAGCTGCTCGACAACGTGCAGTACGCCCCCACCCAGGGGCGCTACAAGGTGTACCTCATCGACGAGGTGCACATGCTCTCCACCAGCAGCTTCAATGCCTTGCTCAAGACGCTGGAAGAGCCGCCGCCCCACGTCAAGTTCCTGCTCGCCACCACCGACCCCCAGAAGCTGCCGGCCACGGTGCTGTCGCGCTGCCTGCAGTTCACGCTCAAGAACATGCCGCCGGAGCGCATCGTCGGCCACCTGGCCAAGGTGCTCGAAGCCGAGGGCATCGGTTTCGAAGAGAGCGCCCTGTGGCTGCTGGGCCGTGCCGCCGACGGCTCCATGCGCGATGCCATGAGCCTGACCGACCAGGCGATTGCCTTCGGCCAGGGGCAGGTCCGCCATGCCGATGTCGCCGCCATGCTCGGCACCCTGGACCACCGCCATGTGCTGGCGCTGGTCGAGGCCCTGGCCGACGTCGACGCCCCCCGGCTGCTGGCCGAGATTGGCCAACTGGCCGAGCAGGGGCCGGATTTCGCCGCGGTGCTCGACGACATGACCGCCGTGCTGCACCGCCTGGCCGTGGCGCAGATGGTGCCGGATGCAGTGGACAACGGCCACGGCGATCGCGAGACGGCGCTGGCCCTGGCCTCGCGCTTCACTGCCGAGGACGTGCAGCTCTACTACCAGATCGGCATCCAGGGGCGTGGCGACATGACCCACGCGCCCGACCTGCGCACGGCGCTGGAGATGACCCTGTTGCGCATGCTGGCCTTCCGCCCCCAGGGCGTGCCCCAGCCGGCGAAGACACCGCTGCCGCTGCGTGGCGCGGGCAGTGGCGGCACGCCCGCCGCACCCGCGGGCGGGGAGGGCGAGCCGCCGGCCGAGGCCCGCGGGGAGGGGGGGACGCCCACCGCCGCGTCGCGTCAGCCCGAGCCGACGTCGGCGCCGAGCCCCCCGCTGGCGGACGCCGAGGCCGAGCGGGCGCCCGAACCGCCGCCGCCCTGGGAGGAGCCCGCCCTGCCGGTGCCGGACGAGCCCGTCGAGGCACCCGCCGCGCCCGCGCCGAGCGCCCCCGTCGTCTCCCGCGCGGCAACGCCTGTCGCGGAGCCGGACGCCAGGGAGCAGGCGTCTGCGCCCCCTCCCGCCGCCGCTCAGGACACGGTGTCACGCATGGAAGAGGGCGATACCGCCGTCCTCGAGGCGCCGAATCCCGGCCTCGCCCCCCCCGACCCGGTCGCCGCAACGCCGCCACCGTCGGCTGCCGCCCCCGGGGAGCGGTTCGACCATGACCGCTGGCTGCAGGACTTCGAATCTCTCGGGCTGGGTGGGCTGACACGCAACCTCGCCGCCCACTGCGTGGTCGAAGCCGATGACGGCCGTCGGCTGACGCTGCGCCTGGACCCGTCGCAAGAGGCCATGAACGCCGAGATCCACGTGCGTCGCGTGCAGGAGGCGCTGGCGGGCATCGGCATTGCGCGGCAGCTCGTCATCGAGCCCGGGGCCTTGCCCACCCAGGTGGAAACGCCCCGGCAGCGCGCCGATCGGATCGCCGCCGAACGCCACGCCGAGGCCGTGGCGGCCCTGCAGCGCGACCCGCATGTCAGGCAGCTCCAGGACACTTTCGGTGCACGCCTGATCGAAACGACCGTCAAGCCGGCGGAAACGGCACCAAGGGCCTGA
- the rnd gene encoding ribonuclease D, protein MTLTPEIRWIDTPEALDAACAEVAQAEVIALDTEFFREKTFHPVPALIQFSAGGPAWLVDPLAVGCTDAFRRLLGEGPLKLLHASSEDLEVLAHWAGVTVAPLVDTQVAQALLGEDPAMGYQRLVQHWTGETLPKDETRSDWLQRPLSEAQCLYAALDVVFLLRVWEHQRDALERQGRREWLEADCRELLAQALRSDEADGQWYRRHRQLWRLSPRQVEAYRLLTTWREGEARRRNLPRGWLFNDRVLYGIAERMPENRHQLAGIDDIKPSQIKRDGDTLLALVKQARQCEAEALPPAQPSPLGAEYKRRMKALKRVVNERAERLGVAPEVLMRRRDLEALIAADLAAEPLPLPGGWRGDCLSAPLVQALDEVKAE, encoded by the coding sequence ATGACCCTGACCCCCGAGATACGCTGGATCGATACGCCCGAGGCGCTGGATGCCGCCTGCGCCGAGGTGGCTCAGGCCGAGGTGATCGCGCTGGACACCGAGTTCTTCCGCGAGAAGACCTTCCATCCGGTGCCGGCCCTGATCCAGTTCTCCGCTGGTGGCCCGGCCTGGCTGGTCGACCCGCTGGCGGTCGGCTGCACCGATGCCTTTCGCCGGCTGCTGGGCGAGGGGCCGCTGAAGCTGCTGCATGCCAGCAGCGAGGATCTCGAGGTGCTGGCGCACTGGGCAGGCGTGACGGTGGCCCCGCTGGTGGATACCCAGGTGGCCCAGGCCCTGCTGGGGGAGGATCCCGCCATGGGCTACCAGCGCCTGGTACAGCACTGGACCGGTGAGACGCTGCCCAAGGACGAGACCCGTTCCGACTGGCTGCAGCGTCCGCTGAGCGAGGCCCAATGCCTCTACGCGGCTCTCGACGTGGTGTTCCTGCTCAGGGTCTGGGAGCACCAGCGCGATGCGCTGGAACGGCAGGGGCGGCGCGAATGGCTGGAGGCCGACTGCCGCGAGCTGCTGGCCCAGGCACTGCGCAGCGACGAGGCGGACGGGCAGTGGTACCGCCGCCACCGCCAGCTGTGGCGGCTCTCGCCCCGGCAGGTCGAAGCCTACCGGCTGCTGACCACCTGGCGCGAGGGCGAAGCCCGGCGACGCAACCTGCCACGGGGCTGGTTGTTCAACGACCGGGTGCTCTACGGCATTGCCGAGCGCATGCCCGAGAATCGCCATCAGCTCGCCGGGATCGACGACATCAAGCCGAGCCAGATCAAGCGCGATGGCGACACCCTGCTGGCACTGGTGAAGCAGGCGCGACAGTGCGAGGCCGAGGCGTTGCCGCCGGCGCAGCCGTCACCGCTGGGAGCGGAGTACAAGCGTCGCATGAAGGCACTCAAGCGCGTCGTGAACGAACGTGCCGAGAGGCTGGGGGTGGCGCCGGAGGTGCTGATGCGCCGGCGTGACCTCGAAGCCCTGATTGCGGCCGACCTGGCCGCCGAACCGCTACCCCTTCCCGGCGGCTGGCGTGGCGACTGCCTCTCGGCTCCCCTGGTACAGGCACTGGACGAGGTGAAAGCCGAATGA
- a CDS encoding YcgL domain-containing protein produces the protein MTDDRMQGDKLLCEIYKSSRKEEMYLYVDKRRGLAEVPEALLERFGKPVPAMTLVLTPEKTLARAKASDIMAGIRDKGYYLQLPPAKEAYLLDLYRTPTEARY, from the coding sequence ATGACGGACGACCGTATGCAAGGCGACAAGCTGCTGTGCGAGATCTACAAGAGTTCGCGCAAGGAAGAGATGTATCTCTACGTGGACAAGCGCCGCGGCCTGGCCGAGGTGCCCGAAGCGCTGCTCGAACGCTTCGGCAAGCCGGTCCCGGCCATGACCCTGGTCCTGACGCCGGAGAAGACGCTGGCGCGAGCCAAGGCGAGCGACATCATGGCGGGGATTCGCGACAAGGGGTACTACCTCCAGCTGCCGCCGGCCAAGGAGGCGTACCTGTTGGACCTCTACCGGACCCCCACCGAGGCACGCTACTGA
- a CDS encoding YcgN family cysteine cluster protein translates to MRERFWERFDLEELTAEEWEALCDGCGQCCLLKFQDDDSGDLAVLGVACELLDIHSCRCSDYPNRQARVPDCARLTPQRVDEFRWLPKSCAYRRIAEGRRLAGWHPLICGDPERVHRKGISVRSFAISQRDVPEDALEDHIIAILPIDG, encoded by the coding sequence ATGCGTGAGCGTTTCTGGGAGCGCTTCGATCTCGAGGAGCTCACCGCCGAGGAGTGGGAAGCGCTGTGCGATGGTTGTGGCCAGTGCTGCCTGCTCAAGTTCCAGGATGATGACAGCGGCGATCTCGCCGTGCTCGGCGTGGCCTGCGAGCTGCTGGATATCCACAGCTGTCGCTGCAGCGACTACCCCAACCGCCAGGCGCGGGTGCCCGACTGCGCCCGGCTCACGCCACAGCGTGTCGACGAATTCCGCTGGCTGCCTAAGTCCTGCGCCTACCGCCGCATTGCGGAAGGGCGTCGGCTCGCCGGTTGGCACCCGCTGATCTGCGGCGACCCCGAGCGGGTGCATCGCAAGGGGATCAGCGTGCGCAGTTTCGCCATTTCCCAGCGGGACGTTCCCGAGGACGCGCTGGAAGACCACATCATCGCCATACTGCCGATTGACGGCTGA
- the recR gene encoding recombination mediator RecR has product MSFSPLVERLMESLRVLPGVGPKTAQRMAMHLLERDRDGGRRLADVLAQALEQVGYCRRCRTLTEEEVCGLCTSARRDDALLCVVESPADQLAIEEAGGYRGRYFVLHGHLSPLDGIGPEDIGLDRLEARIAEGGVSEVILATNPTVEGEATAHYIATQLMPHGVTLSRLAYGVPMGGELEYVDGGTLSRAFNGRLPFRGD; this is encoded by the coding sequence ATGAGTTTTTCCCCTCTTGTCGAGAGATTGATGGAGTCGCTGCGGGTGCTGCCGGGCGTGGGGCCCAAGACCGCGCAGCGCATGGCGATGCATCTGCTCGAGCGCGACCGCGACGGTGGGCGCCGCCTGGCCGACGTGCTCGCGCAGGCTCTCGAGCAGGTGGGTTATTGCCGGCGTTGCCGCACCCTCACCGAGGAGGAGGTCTGCGGCCTGTGTACCAGCGCCAGGCGCGACGATGCCCTGCTGTGCGTGGTAGAGTCGCCGGCCGACCAGTTGGCCATCGAGGAGGCGGGAGGCTACCGCGGGCGTTATTTCGTCCTTCACGGCCATCTTTCGCCACTGGATGGCATCGGCCCCGAGGACATCGGTCTCGACCGGCTCGAGGCGCGTATCGCCGAAGGTGGCGTCAGCGAGGTGATCCTGGCCACCAACCCCACCGTGGAGGGCGAAGCCACGGCGCACTACATCGCCACCCAGCTCATGCCTCACGGCGTCACGCTCTCGCGGCTGGCCTATGGGGTGCCCATGGGGGGCGAGCTCGAGTATGTCGACGGCGGCACCCTCAGCCGTGCCTTCAACGGGCGCCTGCCGTTTCGCGGCGATTGA
- a CDS encoding LysR family transcriptional regulator: MADVNIHSLKALAIFKTLFEAGTASQAARTLGITQSGVSRSLAQLEENLGIQLFLREKNRLVATPEARELYDEILRLMGNIEELRHSVLALKEFGTSRLRIAAVPGLSFGFVPRLVAALLAENRQFSVSLDMMSSHEVQLAVESSHADIGFVTLPITSRVLRVEPWFTTEALCLMPREHPLAARERVDVQDLRDQHLVISNQPSISTNPLLELASQHRVRIAGKTEANIGTIPALVASHVGITVMNPITAQDQLAPRDDVVMRPFSPAMTFSFGLIYRDNWKQAKVLDFLRRRARALLGTYPAMALDDALSREP, translated from the coding sequence ATGGCGGATGTCAATATCCACTCGCTCAAGGCGCTGGCGATCTTCAAGACCCTGTTCGAGGCGGGTACCGCCTCCCAGGCGGCGCGCACTCTGGGCATCACTCAGTCGGGGGTGAGCCGCTCGCTGGCCCAGCTCGAGGAGAATCTGGGCATCCAGCTGTTCCTGCGCGAGAAGAACCGCCTGGTGGCGACGCCCGAGGCACGCGAACTCTACGATGAGATCCTGCGCCTGATGGGCAACATCGAGGAGCTGCGCCACAGCGTGCTGGCGCTCAAGGAGTTCGGTACCTCGCGGCTGCGCATCGCCGCAGTCCCCGGGCTGTCGTTCGGCTTCGTGCCGCGGCTGGTGGCGGCGCTGCTGGCGGAGAACCGGCAGTTCAGCGTCAGCCTCGACATGATGTCGAGCCACGAGGTGCAACTGGCAGTGGAGTCGAGTCACGCTGACATTGGCTTCGTCACCCTGCCGATCACATCGCGGGTGCTGCGGGTGGAGCCTTGGTTCACCACCGAGGCGCTGTGCCTGATGCCACGGGAACATCCCTTGGCGGCTCGCGAGCGCGTCGACGTGCAGGACCTGCGCGACCAGCATCTGGTGATCAGCAACCAGCCGAGCATCAGCACCAACCCGCTGCTGGAGCTGGCCAGCCAGCACCGCGTGCGGATCGCCGGCAAGACAGAGGCCAACATCGGCACCATCCCCGCTCTGGTGGCCAGCCATGTCGGCATCACGGTGATGAACCCGATCACCGCCCAGGATCAGCTCGCTCCCCGAGACGACGTGGTGATGCGCCCCTTCTCGCCGGCCATGACCTTCAGCTTCGGCCTGATCTACCGTGACAACTGGAAACAGGCCAAGGTGCTCGACTTCCTGCGCCGGCGCGCCCGGGCGTTGCTCGGGACCTATCCGGCCATGGCGCTCGACGACGCGCTGAGCCGGGAGCCATAG
- a CDS encoding S9 family peptidase: protein MKAQPPHRPFPAAPHTEPLPSPVERFRRAEDPEWHWLEERDDDRVQAFLEAANEESQAWMAPLGSLIERLYHGHLARRELTVHGLRTALDHYTYWSETAADADYPVWWRHPNGQPTQASVFLDLQARATPDHYLELGDMALSPDERWLAWTEDTSGDERFSLYLKALPDGEPCRLLEEIGPELTWAEDNATLLFTRYDATQRPDSIWRLPLAQGQAGEPSLVLREGDPEFWLGLGKTRSRQWLVLESASKDTSECHLLPALSPGQAPRCFRPREKGVEYGLEHRPGHFYILHNRNGPHFRLDVADEHDLDAPWRPLIGHRDDTTLEDVEAFDWGLAITERDHHEAQVRIRIVELDASHSPRRDERLPLPESPCSVMLGDVPHFDSRRLRLREESFVMPVRWLEHDLDSGERRVLKTQPIHGNLQPADLCCERIWARAHDGERIPVSVVMRADLAGHPLPTLLYGYGAYGEVLDPWFSVARLELLARGVAFAVAHVRGGGDRGEPWYLAGKLEHKENSFRDFLAARNALVEKGFSDGERIAAYGASAGGLLVGASLNLAPEAFCAAVLDVPFVDVLRTMENPDLPLTTAEYTEWGNPHEPDARKRIRAYSPLDNLSPQPYPALFLQGSWHDSRVPYWEPAKLYARLTEMGTARGPILLRTDMTAGHGGASGRFKAWHDNARQDAFILWALGLDDKEP from the coding sequence ATGAAAGCACAGCCGCCACATCGTCCGTTTCCCGCTGCGCCTCACACCGAGCCCCTCCCTTCGCCGGTCGAACGATTTCGACGCGCCGAGGACCCCGAGTGGCATTGGTTGGAGGAGCGCGACGATGACCGCGTTCAGGCCTTCCTCGAGGCCGCCAACGAGGAATCCCAGGCCTGGATGGCACCACTCGGGAGCCTGATCGAGCGGCTCTACCACGGCCATCTCGCACGTCGCGAACTGACCGTTCACGGCCTGCGCACCGCCCTGGATCACTATACCTACTGGAGCGAGACGGCGGCCGATGCCGATTACCCGGTGTGGTGGCGTCACCCCAACGGCCAACCAACGCAAGCGAGCGTCTTTCTCGATCTGCAGGCTCGTGCCACGCCGGACCACTACCTGGAGCTGGGCGACATGGCGCTGTCGCCGGACGAACGCTGGCTGGCCTGGACCGAGGACACCAGCGGCGACGAGCGCTTCTCGCTCTATCTCAAGGCGCTGCCCGACGGCGAGCCATGCCGGCTGCTGGAGGAGATCGGCCCGGAGCTGACCTGGGCCGAAGACAACGCCACGCTGTTGTTCACCCGCTACGATGCCACCCAGCGGCCAGACAGCATCTGGCGCCTGCCGCTCGCGCAGGGCCAGGCCGGCGAACCCTCGCTGGTACTGCGCGAGGGGGACCCCGAGTTCTGGCTTGGCCTGGGCAAGACACGCTCGCGCCAATGGCTGGTGCTGGAGAGCGCCTCGAAGGACACCAGCGAATGCCACCTGCTGCCGGCACTGTCGCCAGGACAGGCGCCGCGCTGCTTCCGGCCGCGGGAGAAGGGCGTGGAGTACGGACTGGAGCACCGTCCCGGTCATTTCTACATCCTGCACAACCGCAACGGCCCCCACTTTCGCCTGGACGTGGCCGACGAACACGACCTCGACGCCCCGTGGCGACCGCTGATCGGCCACCGCGACGACACCACGCTCGAAGACGTCGAGGCCTTCGATTGGGGCCTGGCCATCACCGAGCGAGACCACCACGAGGCACAGGTTCGTATACGCATCGTCGAACTCGACGCGAGCCATTCGCCGCGACGCGACGAACGCCTGCCGCTGCCGGAATCGCCTTGCAGCGTAATGTTAGGCGACGTGCCGCATTTCGACAGTCGCCGGCTGCGCCTGCGCGAGGAGTCCTTCGTCATGCCGGTACGCTGGCTCGAGCACGACCTCGACAGCGGGGAGCGCCGGGTGCTGAAGACCCAGCCGATCCACGGCAACCTGCAGCCGGCGGACCTGTGCTGCGAGCGCATCTGGGCACGCGCCCACGATGGCGAGCGGATACCGGTGTCGGTGGTCATGCGCGCCGACCTCGCCGGCCATCCCCTGCCCACCCTGCTCTACGGCTACGGTGCCTATGGCGAGGTCCTCGACCCCTGGTTCTCGGTCGCCAGGCTCGAGCTGCTCGCGCGCGGCGTCGCCTTCGCCGTCGCCCACGTACGCGGCGGCGGCGACCGCGGCGAGCCCTGGTACCTCGCTGGCAAGCTCGAGCACAAGGAAAACAGCTTTCGCGACTTCCTCGCCGCACGCAACGCCTTGGTGGAGAAGGGGTTCAGCGACGGCGAACGGATCGCCGCCTATGGCGCCAGCGCCGGAGGGCTGCTGGTCGGCGCCAGCCTCAACCTGGCCCCCGAAGCCTTCTGTGCCGCGGTGCTCGATGTCCCCTTCGTCGACGTGCTGCGCACCATGGAGAATCCCGACCTGCCGCTGACCACCGCCGAGTACACCGAGTGGGGCAACCCCCACGAGCCCGACGCGCGCAAGCGCATCCGCGCCTACTCGCCGCTGGACAACCTTTCCCCCCAGCCCTACCCCGCCCTGTTTCTCCAGGGCAGCTGGCACGACTCCCGGGTCCCCTACTGGGAGCCAGCCAAGCTCTATGCGCGGCTGACCGAGATGGGCACTGCGCGGGGGCCGATACTGCTGCGCACAGACATGACCGCCGGGCATGGCGGCGCCTCGGGCCGGTTCAAGGCGTGGCACGACAATGCTCGCCAGGACGCCTTCATTCTCTGGGCGCTGGGGCTCGACGACAAGGAGCCTTGA
- a CDS encoding aspartate aminotransferase family protein: protein MDPSPLFYQAGPTLPEVSHAKGVYLWDESGRQYLDGCSGAIACNLGHGRADIRDAMLAQLDRVAFTYRTQFENAPAVALAETLVTLTHRQLEKVFFVSSGSEAVESALKLARQYFVARGEPQRQRFVSLRPSYHGSTLGALGVTGYEPLEAPFADITTASLKVPGPDFFRHGDADDARHVARVLEETRATIEATGPETIIAFVLEPVGGASTGARLLDRRYLEGIRALCDEFGCLLILDEVLTGVGRTGAWFAYQHYGVTPDLLATAKGLGAGYYPVGAVLSRADIVETVMASGGFQHGHTYAGNPLACATGLAVIDAMQREHVLDNVAARGRELKEGLQALKARFPWVGDVRGLGLLWGVELVADADTKAPFPAEQNRFARITALAREEGLLIYPRRTLNGVAGDHFLVTPPLTIDAADTAELLLRLERTMLRFDREVTASNAKAATP from the coding sequence ATGGACCCATCGCCTCTGTTCTACCAGGCCGGCCCCACCCTGCCCGAAGTCAGCCACGCCAAGGGCGTCTACCTGTGGGATGAGTCCGGCCGCCAATACCTGGATGGCTGCTCCGGCGCCATCGCCTGCAACCTCGGCCATGGTCGGGCCGACATCCGCGACGCCATGCTTGCCCAGCTCGACCGGGTCGCCTTCACCTACCGCACCCAGTTCGAGAATGCCCCGGCGGTCGCCCTGGCCGAGACGCTGGTGACCCTTACCCATCGTCAGTTGGAGAAGGTGTTCTTCGTCTCCAGCGGCTCGGAGGCGGTGGAGTCGGCGCTCAAGCTGGCGCGCCAGTACTTCGTCGCCCGGGGCGAGCCGCAGCGCCAGCGCTTCGTCTCGCTGCGCCCCTCCTATCACGGCAGCACCCTGGGGGCGCTGGGCGTGACCGGCTACGAGCCGCTGGAAGCCCCCTTCGCCGACATCACTACCGCGTCGCTCAAGGTGCCTGGCCCCGATTTCTTTCGTCATGGCGACGCCGACGACGCCCGGCACGTGGCACGGGTGCTGGAAGAGACCCGCGCCACCATCGAGGCCACCGGTCCCGAGACGATCATCGCCTTCGTACTCGAACCGGTGGGCGGCGCCAGCACCGGCGCGCGCCTGCTCGACCGGCGCTACCTGGAAGGCATTCGTGCGCTGTGCGACGAGTTCGGCTGCCTGTTGATTCTCGATGAAGTGCTGACCGGCGTCGGCCGTACCGGGGCCTGGTTCGCCTACCAGCACTACGGCGTTACGCCCGACCTGCTGGCCACCGCCAAGGGGCTCGGTGCCGGCTACTACCCGGTGGGGGCGGTGCTGTCGCGTGCCGATATCGTCGAGACGGTCATGGCCTCTGGCGGCTTCCAGCACGGCCATACCTATGCCGGCAACCCGCTGGCCTGCGCCACCGGGCTGGCGGTGATCGATGCCATGCAGCGCGAGCACGTGCTCGACAACGTGGCGGCCCGCGGCCGCGAGCTGAAGGAGGGACTGCAGGCGCTCAAGGCCCGCTTCCCCTGGGTCGGCGACGTGCGCGGCCTGGGGCTGCTATGGGGCGTGGAGCTGGTCGCCGATGCCGATACCAAGGCGCCCTTCCCCGCCGAGCAGAACCGCTTCGCCCGCATCACGGCGCTGGCCAGGGAAGAGGGACTGCTGATCTACCCACGGCGGACACTGAACGGCGTGGCCGGCGACCACTTCCTGGTCACCCCGCCGCTGACCATCGACGCCGCCGACACCGCCGAGCTGCTGCTCCGGCTCGAACGCACCATGCTGCGCTTCGACCGCGAGGTGACCGCCTCGAACGCCAAGGCCGCGACACCCTGA
- a CDS encoding YbaB/EbfC family nucleoid-associated protein, translating into MMKGGMGNLMKQAQEMQQKMQRVQEEIAKAEVTGEAGAGMVKVTMNGRHDVSKVDIDPSVMEEDKELLEDLLAAAVNDAVRKVETTSRTKMEEATAGLNLPPGFKMPF; encoded by the coding sequence ATGATGAAAGGTGGAATGGGCAACCTGATGAAGCAGGCCCAGGAGATGCAGCAGAAGATGCAGCGTGTCCAGGAGGAGATCGCCAAGGCCGAGGTGACCGGCGAGGCCGGCGCCGGCATGGTCAAGGTCACCATGAACGGCCGCCACGACGTGAGCAAGGTCGACATCGACCCCAGCGTCATGGAGGAGGACAAGGAGCTGCTCGAGGACCTGCTGGCCGCGGCGGTCAACGATGCCGTGCGCAAGGTCGAGACGACCTCGCGCACCAAGATGGAAGAGGCCACGGCAGGGCTGAACCTGCCACCGGGTTTCAAGATGCCCTTCTGA